The region tattattaatattatttaattaattggAGAGGTGGTTGGATTTTTGTTAATAATAATTTAGTTTGAGTTATtattaatttttttgtttttattaattGGTGGAAATTTTGGCGGAAAATTTTATTAGAAGACAGGATTATGATTTTGTATGATGCCATAGTTAACTTGAGGGTGTAAGATTTAATTTGAGGGGTTTCATGTTGAATTCTCCGGTTTAGAAATAGCTGTTTTAATAAATAGACTTTCATAAATAACTAGCCGAACAATTTCAGGCCTGTTTCAAAGTAGGCTTTTTGGCATTTGAATAAGAGATATTTGAGAAAATTGGTTTTCATACCCCAGTTTTCTGTATACCCTAAAATATATTATAATTCTAAAAGATCCCTGAattctttccaaaaaaaaaaattttcTTCATATATTTTTACAAAATTTAACAACCCCTCTAGTCACAAATTTCCGATAAGAACCTAAAATGAATTATTTTCCAAAAGTTTGAGTATTTAACTAAAGATCTTAAAAGCCAAAATAAAAGGGTATGAAAAGCCAATTTTCCAAATTTGATGGTTTGCTTATTAAGCATGACCAAAGCGCACCATAACCATGAATGCCAACGTGGTTTAGCTAGTTAATAAGATTTTAACTCATATTTCTTAAATTTAAGTTTCAATTCGGCAATAAATATGAGTGAGGATATGGGCGGAACACTGTTGGGGTATCGCCATTgtaatataattaaaaaaaaaattcatatGGTAAAAATACATAAATACCCTCCACTTTGAAAATTACAAAAATACCACATATTATAATCTTAAGAATCCACTCTTCTTCTATTCCaacattaaaaaaaaatctccatattatatatatatatatatatatatatatatatatatatatatatatatatatatatatatatatatatatatatatatatatatatatatatatatatatatatatatatatatatatatatatatataaaatcaTTGTTGCACCATCGTTCCACCACCTAAGCCGTTGTTGATCGCCACTCTTTTCACTGTATTGTTTCGAATGAATGTTTTTTCTACCATATAGTTATTTCTTTACAATTTCTTTCATTTCACAAATTGATAATACAATTAAATTGATAATATCAATATCATATTTATTTATCTATTTTGGATATTTCTTCCATTTAGGTTAGTTTAGGAAAATATTGTATAAGATTAAATTGTAAATTTAGGGATTTTTGGGATTACTTCTCTTTTGTAAGGTGTATTGTGAATTTAAAGAATTTTGGGGCTTTGTTGTGTTGTGCTGAAATTTTAGTGGAAGTTGAACAATACTCAACTAAATTGTATATTTTGTTAATTTCTTTAATTGATTTTGCAGCACAAAAGTGATATTGAAGAGTAgaaatattgattttttttcaaGACGAAAGAAAGAGATAAAGAAAATTTAACTTCTATGTCTGAATCTCAAAGAGTTCTTGAGAATCTAAGAATCGAAGAAAATGTTAATAGAGTTTGTCCATATGACATTGAGAATTATTTAGAACGTGATCTTGGAAAACGCCCTCAAATGTGGGAATATCCATTAAATCAAATGGATGAAATGCAAATAGCTTATTTGAAATGGGGTCCGTATAAAATGTATTTAGAGTAATATCCATTGTACAATAAAGAAGACCGTCAAAGACAATTTGAACACGTTTGGTTTAACATTTTTTCCTCATGGTTAAAATATTCACCTTAAGAAGATGCTGCTTCTTGCTCACCATGTTATCTTTTTAGCAAAAGATCAAGCGAGTGTCCTGGTTCATATTATTTGGGAATCCGGGAGAGTTGGGAGCATCAATATGACTAATGTTCCAGGATCACAAGAGAGGGAGACGTCACATCTCAACCTAAAACATTAAGATATTAGGAAATGAATTATCTCTTTTATATATACATTATTTTTTGTTATTAAATTAATTTGAGaaaatttatttacaaaaattaTTAAATTAGTTTCAAGTTATAGAATTTATAGTATTATTAAACTACTTTAATATAATATTAAGACAAAAAGCTTTTAATTAATTTTCTTATTGTACAACACGTGGATGCTTATTATCATGAAACATAGCGGCGATGCGCTTCCAGCATTCTTCGGCAGTATCATTGACGACGAGGATTGATTGAAGAATATCCTGCGAGACGATTGCGTACATCCATTGCAGTACCACCGCATCAAGCCGATTCCAAAGTTCAGAATCGTTAGCCTTAAGGAATGCTGATGCTTGTATGGCCCGTGCATCCGATGACAAGATGATGTGATCAAGTACGCTGTGAACACGTGCTTGCACCTTGAAGAAGGCAGACCATGAGAGGTAGAGATTATAATCATTTTCCAACGTCACCGGGATTATGGTTTTGACGTTGTTGATGACGAAGGCGGAGTGAAAGTTGGGTTTCGCCGCCTGATGATGGTTGGTTTGAGAGGCTGATGAAGTGTCATCAGAAGTTTGGGAATGAGAGTTTGTTTTTGTCATGGTAAAACAGAGGATTAGTGGCGGTGAGAAGGGTTTAGGTTAGGATCGTGACAAAACTGATACCATGTAAGTAATTTAATCTTTGTCTTTTCATTGATAATAATACTCATTATATACAAGTATGACAATGTCTATATTTGGAAGCTAATAATATACAATTATGATGTATACCAATTATAAAGATATCATAATAATTATACTAATTATAGAGATATTCTAATATATATTTCCTTACATAATGTCTATCATATTCCTCTCCCTCTTCCATCTTTAGTATTTGATTTAGATTTTGCGGTCAAGTCTCTCTCTATTCTCAAAATCCAGTCATACTCAATTTAACCTAAACCATATAACCCTGTTTCAACTCTTTATCCTCCCCTAAGATATTTTTTTCATCTCCCTATTTGATAAGTCCGGAGGCTCTCTTACTAAAATAATGATTTAGATTCAATTATGTAAAAAAATAGTATAAGATCTAAGAATTGCTTCAAAGATTTTTTCATGGCTAGTTTTCTTTATCATTATCACCTataaaacataaaagttgaatagTATAACTCTAACCAATCACTTCACGCCactttattttattatatttaattttaaagatttttaaaaaaattcataactctacCTAAAATGTTACGACGAGTAGATAAAAACATCCCAACATAAAAGTAAAATAATCAAACATTATAACTGCACCGTGTTCAAATTATTATTTCTATCTTCCATACTTGTTGCTTTccattttttctcttttttttattgTTTCTGACATAGGAATGTCGTCCATATCCATGTAAGATAACAATATTAATACATTACAGCT is a window of Lathyrus oleraceus cultivar Zhongwan6 chromosome 6, CAAS_Psat_ZW6_1.0, whole genome shotgun sequence DNA encoding:
- the LOC127094131 gene encoding uncharacterized protein LOC127094131 — its product is MTKTNSHSQTSDDTSSASQTNHHQAAKPNFHSAFVINNVKTIIPVTLENDYNLYLSWSAFFKVQARVHSVLDHIILSSDARAIQASAFLKANDSELWNRLDAVVLQWMYAIVSQDILQSILVVNDTAEECWKRIAAMFHDNKHPRVVQ